The proteins below come from a single Garra rufa chromosome 25, GarRuf1.0, whole genome shotgun sequence genomic window:
- the ucmab gene encoding unique cartilage matrix-associated protein has protein sequence MSWTRPLLLTCLVVLSAITLFHGADSAVVSDKKAADPQGALRKIFMPEADASSFFKRRGRRAVKTQDEINAEQRQRLAADERRREYHEEQRNAFESYAEEEHDEQDERTREKTEQWREFHYDGLDPSYEYNRHTV, from the exons ATGTCCTGGACGCGACCTCTCCTTCTCACCTGTCTTGTTGTTTTGTCCGCCATCACCT TGTTTCATGGAGCCGACAGCGCCGTTGTGTCAGATAAGAAGGCAGCCGATCCTCAAG GTGCACTAAGGAAGATCTTCATGCCAGAGGCAGATGCCTCCAGCTTCTTCAAACGGCGAGGCAGGAGGGCTGTGAAAACTCAAGATGAGATAAACG CTGAACAGAGACAGAGGCTGGCCGCAGATGAGAGAAGGAGGGAGTATCATGAGGAACAGAGAAATGCGTTTGAGAGTTACGCCGAAGAGGAGCATGATG AGCAAGATGAGCGCACCAGAGAGAAGACAGAGCAGTGGAGAGAGTTTCACTACGACGGTCTCGACCCATCTTATGAATACAACCGACACACGGTGTAA